The Acidobacteriota bacterium genome includes a window with the following:
- a CDS encoding DUF72 domain-containing protein, which translates to MNRGADRVGRLRTGTCSWKYAAWEGIVYQPGDRANYLAAYARCYDTVEVDQWFWSLHGPDALSLPNPRDVETYAGSVPDDFRFTVKVPNAVTLTHHYPREKKGPLLENPHFLSPSLFGEFLERLAPLRGRLGPLMLQFEYLNQRKMPSRDAFFERLEAFLGGCPEGIHCAVELRNASWLVPPFFDLLRRTGAAPVFLEGYWMPPVWEVLEAHGDRVGPVAVVRLHGPDRQGIEERTGKQWDAVREPKDAHLPRVADAVRGLLARGTDVYLNVNNHYEGCAPLTLERLQPLLNSPDHP; encoded by the coding sequence ATGAACCGGGGGGCGGATCGGGTCGGGCGGCTGCGCACCGGCACGTGCAGCTGGAAGTACGCGGCGTGGGAAGGCATCGTCTACCAACCGGGCGACCGGGCGAACTACCTGGCCGCTTACGCCCGGTGCTACGACACCGTGGAGGTGGACCAGTGGTTCTGGTCGCTCCACGGCCCCGACGCCCTGTCGCTCCCGAATCCCCGGGACGTGGAAACCTACGCCGGCTCGGTCCCGGACGATTTCCGCTTCACGGTCAAGGTCCCCAACGCCGTCACCCTGACCCATCATTACCCCCGCGAGAAAAAGGGGCCGCTTCTCGAGAATCCCCACTTCCTCTCCCCTTCCCTGTTCGGCGAGTTCCTGGAGCGCCTCGCCCCCCTGCGCGGCAGGCTCGGCCCCCTCATGCTGCAGTTCGAGTACCTCAACCAGCGGAAAATGCCGTCCCGCGACGCCTTCTTCGAGCGGCTGGAAGCCTTTCTGGGCGGGTGCCCCGAAGGAATTCACTGCGCCGTCGAACTGCGGAACGCGAGCTGGCTGGTCCCGCCCTTCTTCGACCTGCTTCGGCGGACCGGCGCGGCCCCCGTGTTCCTGGAAGGCTACTGGATGCCGCCGGTGTGGGAGGTCCTGGAAGCACACGGCGACCGGGTCGGCCCCGTCGCCGTCGTCCGGCTGCACGGCCCGGACCGGCAGGGGATCGAGGAGCGCACCGGCAAGCAGTGGGATGCCGTCCGGGAACCGAAGGACGCCCACCTCCCCCGCGTCGCGGACGCCGTCCGCGGCCTGCTGGCCCGGGGCACCGACGTCTACCTCAACGTCAACAACCACTACGAGGGCTGCGCCCCCCTTACCCTAGAGCGTCTCCAACC
- a CDS encoding PD40 domain-containing protein, with protein MKRCVPLLLAVLATLTPLPAGQAPPAARTGPWLGETPPGETPVLFAPGVVSTGLYERDVAVTPDGREFYFGILGNDFAVIAVCRQVDGRWTGPELAPFSRDPKCLNLEPCVAPDGKRLLFLSTRARAGQEQKPGWADQDIWAMDRTAGGWGEPYNLGAPVNSDRPEFFPSLTRDGTLYFTREEADKRSAIYRSRRVNGTYAEPERLPGAVNGGPNLFNACIAPDESYLVVCIGDRPDNLGRADYYVCFRTPDDRWSAPVNLGPAVNGKGDAATSPAVTPDGRFFFFGSSRRVPAPAGEARTYRALQEERVRPGNGNCDVYWVSTALIEKLRPKP; from the coding sequence ATGAAACGATGCGTGCCGCTTCTTCTCGCCGTTCTGGCGACCCTTACCCCCCTTCCCGCCGGGCAAGCGCCTCCGGCGGCCCGGACCGGCCCCTGGCTCGGGGAGACCCCGCCGGGCGAAACCCCCGTGCTCTTCGCCCCCGGGGTCGTCTCCACGGGGCTCTACGAGCGGGACGTGGCCGTCACCCCCGACGGGAGAGAGTTCTACTTCGGCATCCTCGGGAACGACTTCGCAGTGATCGCCGTCTGCCGGCAGGTGGACGGCCGGTGGACCGGGCCCGAGTTGGCCCCGTTCTCCCGGGACCCGAAGTGCCTCAACCTCGAGCCGTGCGTCGCACCCGACGGGAAGCGCCTCCTCTTCCTCTCCACCCGGGCCCGCGCCGGCCAGGAGCAGAAACCCGGGTGGGCCGACCAGGACATCTGGGCCATGGACCGCACCGCCGGGGGGTGGGGCGAACCGTACAACCTCGGCGCTCCCGTCAACTCCGACCGTCCCGAGTTCTTCCCCTCCCTCACCCGGGACGGCACCCTCTACTTCACCCGGGAGGAGGCCGACAAGCGAAGCGCCATCTACCGGTCCCGCCGTGTGAACGGGACGTACGCGGAGCCCGAGCGGCTCCCCGGGGCGGTGAACGGCGGCCCCAACCTCTTCAACGCCTGCATCGCCCCCGACGAGAGCTATCTCGTGGTCTGCATCGGAGACCGTCCGGACAACCTGGGCCGGGCCGACTATTACGTCTGCTTCCGCACCCCCGACGACCGCTGGAGCGCCCCCGTCAACCTCGGCCCTGCCGTCAACGGGAAGGGGGACGCCGCCACCTCGCCCGCCGTGACCCCCGACGGCCGGTTTTTCTTCTTCGGCTCCTCCCGCCGTGTCCCGGCGCCCGCCGGCGAGGCGAGGACCTACCGGGCGCTCCAGGAGGAACGGGTTCGCCCGGGGAACGGGAATTGCGACGTCTACTGGGTGAGCACGGCCCTGATCGAAAAACTCCGGCCGAAACCTTGA
- a CDS encoding SagB/ThcOx family dehydrogenase has translation MAGDKDFAFRYLEKCLQSGGDLDVDTLKTDADLTGLRADPRWETLLKTVADKEAQLVGTLPVKHEGTPVPLPEPKRDGAFSVEKALAQRRSVREYLDAPLSLEEVSQLLWSAYGVTEKIENAPPFLRGGLKTAPSAGALYPLEIYLVAGKVTGLPAGVYLYKPEGHALLKVREGDVRDPLCQACLGQTMARKAPVSLVYSAVYERTTKKYGERGRERYVCMDLGHSAENVYLQATALKMGTCAIGAFTDLKLRLVTHMTREEAPLYVMPVGKTAE, from the coding sequence ATGGCCGGCGACAAGGACTTCGCTTTCCGGTATTTGGAAAAATGCCTGCAGAGCGGGGGGGACCTCGACGTCGACACGCTGAAGACCGACGCCGACCTCACCGGCCTCCGCGCCGACCCCCGGTGGGAAACCCTCCTGAAGACCGTGGCCGACAAGGAGGCCCAATTGGTGGGCACGCTGCCCGTCAAGCACGAGGGGACGCCGGTCCCGCTGCCCGAGCCGAAGCGCGACGGCGCCTTCTCCGTCGAGAAGGCCCTCGCACAGCGGCGCTCCGTCCGGGAGTACCTCGACGCCCCCCTCTCCCTGGAGGAGGTTTCCCAACTCCTCTGGTCGGCTTACGGGGTCACCGAGAAGATCGAGAACGCCCCGCCCTTCCTCCGGGGCGGGCTCAAGACCGCCCCGTCGGCCGGCGCCCTCTACCCCCTCGAGATCTACCTCGTCGCGGGGAAGGTCACGGGGCTCCCCGCCGGAGTCTACCTCTACAAGCCCGAGGGCCACGCCCTGCTGAAGGTCCGCGAGGGGGACGTCCGGGACCCCCTCTGCCAGGCGTGCCTGGGGCAGACGATGGCCCGCAAGGCGCCGGTGTCCCTGGTCTACTCCGCGGTGTACGAGCGGACGACGAAGAAGTACGGCGAGCGGGGCCGGGAGCGTTACGTGTGCATGGACCTGGGCCACTCGGCCGAGAACGTCTACCTCCAGGCCACGGCCCTGAAGATGGGGACGTGCGCCATCGGCGCCTTCACCGACCTCAAGCTGAGGCTCGTGACGCACATGACCCGTGAGGAAGCCCCCCTCTACGTGATGCCGGTGGGAAAAACAGCCGAATAG
- a CDS encoding ACT domain-containing protein produces the protein MAISLTLALQPDSLALCRLPPSTPIPDWVPASGFLSLTRTKDELSVVCLAAQVPAAVQQDSGWRAFKVEGPLDLAMTGVLTALSQPMVDAGISLFVISTFDTDYVLVRTQDIDRASKAWEQAGHRVNILLSPPKRKR, from the coding sequence ATGGCGATTTCCCTCACGCTCGCGCTGCAGCCCGACTCGTTGGCCCTCTGCCGGCTCCCGCCCTCGACCCCCATCCCCGACTGGGTCCCCGCGAGCGGTTTCCTCTCCCTCACCCGCACGAAGGACGAACTCTCCGTCGTCTGCCTCGCCGCGCAGGTCCCCGCGGCGGTCCAGCAGGACTCGGGCTGGCGCGCCTTCAAGGTGGAGGGCCCCCTGGACCTGGCCATGACCGGGGTGCTCACCGCCCTCTCCCAGCCCATGGTCGACGCCGGCATCTCCCTGTTCGTCATCTCCACCTTCGACACGGACTACGTCCTGGTCCGCACCCAGGACATCGACCGGGCGTCCAAGGCCTGGGAACAGGCCGGCCACCGCGTCAACATCCTCCTCTCCCCGCCGAAGCGGAAGCGGTAG
- a CDS encoding hydrolase: MKTELLNPQNSAVIFIDHQPQMTFGVASIDRQTLFNNVILLAKTARIFNVPTILTTVETRSFSGPMWPQLLDLFPDQEPIERSSMNSWEDGKFVAAVQTTGRKKLVMAALWTEVCLAFPALEALQAGYEVYAVEDASGGTSLTAHNAAMRRLEQAGVVPVTSLQVLLEYQRDWARKETYADVIAAVKEHCGAYGQGVEYAYTMVHGAPPSRGGNRH; this comes from the coding sequence ATGAAAACCGAACTGCTCAACCCGCAAAACAGCGCCGTCATCTTCATCGACCATCAACCCCAGATGACGTTCGGCGTCGCCAGCATCGACCGGCAGACCCTTTTCAACAACGTGATCCTGCTGGCCAAGACGGCCCGGATCTTCAACGTGCCCACCATCCTGACCACCGTGGAAACCCGGAGCTTCTCGGGCCCCATGTGGCCGCAGCTGCTGGACCTCTTCCCCGACCAGGAGCCCATCGAACGGAGCTCGATGAACTCCTGGGAAGACGGGAAGTTCGTCGCCGCCGTCCAGACCACCGGCCGGAAGAAGCTCGTCATGGCCGCCCTGTGGACCGAGGTCTGCCTGGCCTTCCCCGCCCTGGAAGCCCTCCAGGCCGGCTACGAGGTCTACGCGGTCGAGGACGCCTCGGGAGGCACCAGCCTGACCGCCCACAACGCCGCCATGCGCCGTCTCGAGCAGGCCGGGGTGGTGCCGGTCACCTCCCTCCAGGTGCTGCTGGAGTACCAGCGAGACTGGGCCCGCAAGGAGACCTATGCCGACGTCATCGCCGCCGTGAAGGAACACTGCGGCGCTTACGGCCAGGGGGTGGAATACGCCTACACCATGGTGCACGGCGCGCCGCCCAGCCGGGGCGGCAACCGGCACTGA
- a CDS encoding DUF2846 domain-containing protein — MRSMVSGILAAGLVWMFLSLLGAAAPADPPARSTPAASGETEDKEAQKALEAKACGTAEVDFRTTTDKKQHPTPEPPPGKAMVYVVRPTMMGHGIQTKLAVDGSWVGANRGKCYFFFPLDPGEHYLCSQAENRSCLVISVEAGKTYYLQQQIKMGFMKARNKLVLLEDAAGKKALADCHLCISEIKK; from the coding sequence ATGCGAAGCATGGTCAGTGGAATCCTTGCGGCGGGACTGGTTTGGATGTTCCTTTCTCTTCTCGGTGCGGCGGCGCCCGCGGACCCGCCCGCCAGGAGCACCCCGGCCGCGTCGGGCGAGACGGAGGACAAGGAAGCCCAGAAAGCGCTGGAGGCCAAGGCCTGCGGAACCGCCGAGGTGGACTTCAGGACCACCACGGACAAGAAGCAGCACCCGACCCCTGAACCTCCCCCTGGAAAAGCGATGGTCTACGTGGTCCGCCCGACCATGATGGGTCACGGGATCCAGACCAAGCTGGCGGTGGACGGCTCCTGGGTCGGGGCCAACCGGGGGAAGTGCTACTTCTTCTTCCCCCTGGACCCGGGGGAGCACTACCTTTGCTCGCAGGCGGAAAACCGAAGCTGCCTGGTGATCTCGGTGGAGGCGGGGAAGACCTACTATCTCCAGCAGCAGATCAAAATGGGCTTCATGAAGGCCCGCAACAAGCTGGTACTTCTGGAGGATGCCGCGGGGAAGAAGGCCCTGGCGGACTGCCACCTCTGCATCTCGGAAATCAAGAAGTAA
- a CDS encoding LysR family transcriptional regulator gives MELRHLRYFVAAAEERNISRASRRLYVSQPAMSRLIHDLEDEMGAALFTREPFGLRLTPAGEKLLEYARRILDLAGEAARAVKSETGAATQLKVGFIASSLGSFLGDALRAFRARRPEVTVLIHELSPAEQVKALRKHQIDIALIGNPCDAVEVEFDLAILYEMDLQAVIPESHRLAAEKEISLKDLATETFIGYNEESFPGRSLALLNACRQAGFRPELSARANSLVEVLAMVGSGAGVCLMPSDVVSLPHPHTVLVQVRENLEPIRFAAAWRRDDRRPVLKDLLDAMREGSAGKGRPGMK, from the coding sequence ATGGAACTGCGTCATCTTCGATACTTCGTCGCGGCGGCGGAGGAACGCAACATCAGCCGAGCGTCCCGCCGGCTCTACGTGTCCCAGCCCGCCATGAGCCGTTTGATCCACGATCTGGAAGACGAGATGGGTGCGGCGCTGTTCACCCGGGAGCCGTTCGGGCTCCGCCTGACGCCGGCGGGGGAGAAGCTGCTGGAGTACGCCCGGCGGATCCTGGACCTGGCCGGAGAGGCGGCCCGGGCGGTGAAGAGCGAAACCGGGGCAGCCACCCAGCTCAAAGTCGGTTTTATCGCGTCTTCACTGGGGTCCTTCCTGGGCGATGCCCTGCGTGCCTTTCGGGCCCGGAGGCCGGAGGTCACCGTCCTGATTCACGAGCTGTCGCCGGCGGAACAGGTTAAGGCGTTGCGGAAACACCAGATCGATATCGCCCTCATCGGGAATCCCTGCGATGCCGTGGAGGTCGAATTCGACCTGGCCATCCTTTACGAAATGGACCTCCAGGCGGTCATCCCCGAATCGCATCGATTGGCGGCGGAGAAAGAGATCAGCCTGAAGGACCTGGCGACCGAGACGTTCATCGGTTACAACGAGGAGAGCTTCCCCGGAAGGAGCCTGGCCCTCCTCAACGCCTGCCGGCAGGCCGGGTTTCGGCCGGAGTTGTCCGCCAGGGCCAACAGCCTGGTGGAAGTGCTGGCCATGGTGGGCTCCGGGGCAGGGGTCTGCCTGATGCCGTCGGACGTCGTCAGCCTGCCCCATCCCCATACGGTCCTGGTCCAGGTCCGGGAAAACCTCGAGCCGATCCGCTTTGCCGCCGCGTGGCGGCGGGATGACCGTCGTCCGGTCCTGAAGGACCTGCTGGATGCCATGCGGGAAGGATCGGCGGGGAAAGGCCGGCCGGGGATGAAATAG
- a CDS encoding amidohydrolase, whose amino-acid sequence MNKPDVILHNGRITTLDPASPEVSALSVRAGRIVAVGGGELLREAGESTLRVDLHRRRVIPGLNDSHIHVIRGGLNFNLELRWDGVPSLAQALRMLREQALRTPPPQWVRVVGGWSEFQFAEKRLPTLEEINAAAPDTPVFVLHLYDRALLNQAALRALGYNRETPDPPGGHIERDRYGRPTGLLVARPNALILYASLAKGPRLGFDDQVNSTRLFMRELNRLGITSCIDAGGGFQNYPDDYRVIEHLSGKNELTLRVAYNLFTQRPREEFDDFSRWMGLTRPGHGDDFYKMNGAGEMLVFSAADFEDFLEPRPDLPPVMEAELRKVVGLLVGGRWPFRLHATYDESITRFLDVFEEIDREIPFRGLRWFFDHAETISERSLERVRNLGGGIAVQDRMAFQGEYFVDRYGEARAKSTPPLRRMLDMGIPVGAGTDATRVSSYNPWVSLFWLVSGRTVGGLGLYDERNRLDRTEALRCYTEGSAWFSGDEGAKGRIAVGRLADVAVLSADYFAVPEEEIKGIESVLTMVDGNVVHGSGEFANLAPPLPPASPDWSPVAAYGAPSFGSPPASGGCRAIPLALGSGDPLHRHTRSIGGMTGWGLGCTCAAF is encoded by the coding sequence ATGAACAAGCCCGACGTGATTCTTCACAACGGCAGGATCACGACCCTGGATCCGGCTTCGCCCGAGGTCTCGGCCCTCTCCGTGAGGGCGGGCCGCATCGTGGCCGTCGGCGGGGGGGAGTTGCTCCGTGAGGCCGGGGAATCGACCCTGAGAGTCGATCTGCATCGGCGGCGGGTCATCCCCGGCCTCAACGACTCCCACATCCACGTCATCCGCGGCGGCCTGAATTTCAACCTTGAGCTGCGTTGGGACGGCGTGCCGTCCCTGGCCCAGGCGTTGCGCATGCTCAGGGAGCAGGCCCTCCGGACCCCGCCGCCCCAGTGGGTGCGCGTGGTGGGAGGGTGGTCCGAGTTCCAGTTCGCCGAAAAGCGCCTGCCCACGCTGGAGGAGATCAACGCCGCCGCCCCCGACACGCCCGTTTTCGTCCTTCACCTCTACGACCGGGCCCTCCTGAACCAGGCGGCCCTGCGGGCGCTGGGCTACAACCGGGAAACCCCCGACCCGCCCGGCGGACACATCGAGCGGGACCGGTACGGCCGCCCGACGGGGCTCCTCGTCGCCCGGCCGAATGCCCTGATCCTGTACGCCAGCCTGGCGAAGGGCCCCCGGCTGGGGTTCGACGACCAGGTCAATTCCACCCGCCTGTTCATGCGGGAGTTGAACCGGCTGGGGATCACCAGTTGCATCGACGCCGGCGGCGGCTTCCAGAACTATCCCGACGATTACCGGGTCATCGAGCACCTGTCCGGGAAAAACGAACTGACGCTGCGGGTCGCCTACAACCTCTTCACCCAGCGCCCCCGGGAGGAGTTCGACGACTTCTCCCGGTGGATGGGCCTCACCCGCCCCGGCCACGGGGACGACTTCTACAAGATGAACGGGGCCGGGGAGATGCTGGTCTTCTCGGCCGCCGACTTCGAGGACTTCCTGGAGCCGCGGCCGGACCTCCCGCCGGTCATGGAAGCGGAACTCCGGAAAGTGGTCGGCCTGCTCGTCGGGGGACGCTGGCCTTTCCGTCTCCACGCCACCTACGACGAATCCATCACCCGGTTCCTCGACGTGTTCGAGGAGATCGACCGCGAGATCCCCTTCCGGGGCCTGCGCTGGTTTTTCGACCATGCGGAGACCATCTCGGAGCGGAGCCTGGAGCGGGTCCGGAACCTGGGCGGCGGCATCGCCGTCCAGGACCGGATGGCTTTCCAGGGGGAGTACTTCGTGGATCGCTACGGCGAGGCCAGGGCGAAATCCACCCCGCCCCTTCGCCGGATGCTGGACATGGGCATACCGGTCGGAGCGGGAACCGACGCCACCCGGGTGTCGAGCTACAATCCCTGGGTGTCCCTGTTCTGGCTGGTCAGCGGACGCACCGTCGGCGGTCTGGGGTTGTACGACGAGCGCAACCGCCTGGACCGGACGGAAGCGCTCCGGTGCTACACCGAGGGTAGCGCGTGGTTCTCCGGCGACGAGGGGGCCAAGGGGAGGATCGCGGTGGGCCGGTTGGCCGACGTGGCCGTCCTGTCCGCGGATTACTTCGCCGTCCCCGAGGAGGAGATCAAGGGGATCGAATCGGTTCTGACGATGGTGGACGGCAACGTGGTTCACGGGAGCGGCGAGTTCGCGAACCTGGCGCCCCCCCTCCCGCCGGCGAGCCCCGACTGGTCGCCGGTTGCGGCGTACGGCGCTCCGTCCTTCGGCAGCCCGCCGGCCTCCGGTGGCTGCCGGGCCATCCCCCTGGCCCTCGGTTCGGGCGACCCCTTGCATCGGCACACCCGTTCCATCGGCGGGATGACGGGGTGGGGGCTCGGCTGCACCTGTGCCGCGTTCTGA